The DNA region AGCGCCAAACACAATGCCCTGGTGCTGGGGACCAGCAACCGCACAGAATTGATGGTGGGCTACTTCACCCAGTTCGGCGATTCCGCCTGCGCGTTCGAGCCCATCGGACACCTTTACAAAACCGAGGTTTGGGCCCTGGCCAGATTGATCGGAGTTCCAGACAAGATCGTGAACAAAACCCCCACCGCCGATCTCTGGGCCGGGCAGTCCGACGAAGCCGATCTGGGGCTCACCTATCCCGTGCTGGACGATATCGTTTACGCGCTCACCGAGCTGGACGTGAACGTGGGAGCCTCGGAAAACCTGGACCACCCTGCCAAGCTGTATCACAAAGTGGACCGCATGATCACGGCCTCGGCCTTCAAACGCAAGCTGCCGCCTGTTTTGGAGGACTGACCATGCTGCTGAACCGCGAGCGTTGTTTCAAGTGCAAGGCCGAGCGGAGCGTGCGCAAATGCCCCCGCAACCGGGACAAGCTGATCGGCTGGACCTGCTGCCTGGAACTGAGGATCGACCTGCGCTGCCCCTCCGCATGCCCATACAGCGCGGTGAAAAGCGAAACCAGCCCCTTTCCCTCATTCCGCGCCGATTCCAACACCGAATTCACCCGCACCGCCAAACGCCACATCGACCTCTGGGCCTATCAGCCGCTGGCGGCCTTGGACGGCCTGAGTCCGGCCGACTACGCGGCCAAAGACAAAGCCAACCTGCTGGCCTGGCTGGGTAAATTTCAGTTCCCGGCCAACTTCCCCATGGCCTATCTGCTGCAAAAACTGCAGCTGCCCCACGAGAACTTCGAGGAGCCGGAAACCCCGGAAACCGTGGTCTTCGGGTTCTTCGACGCCGTGATCGCCCAGGATTGGGACCAATTGCGCGCTTTCACCATCAACGACCGGGATGATGACGACCTGGCCAGACGCTACACCAGTCTTGTGGCCTCCGTTCCCGAGCTGAAAAAGGTGGACCGCTACGAGATCCTGCACGCCGGGGCCGCCGATGACGGCGTGAGCGCCATGGTGGTGCTGGACCTGGGCGGAAGGTCGATCTGGGCGGTTTTGCTTACCTCAGCCGGAGGACGCTGGAGGATCCGCCAGAACCTCAACGGCGGGCCCCACCTGTATTATGGGCAGAACAAGCTGTTTCACACCCTGGCTGAGCATCTGGCCCGGGGCGAAGCCGACGCGGCCTGGGACCTGATCAAACAGAACCTGCCCCTCTATCCCGATTGCGCCGACCTTTACTACTACCGCGCCCTTTACTGGCAACTGGCCAGGCAGTTCGACAAAGCCAGGGAGGATCTGCTCTGCGCCCTGGCCCTGGACAATCATTACTTCGCGGCCGGTTTCGCGCTCTCCGCGCTGTATCTGGCCGACAAGGAACTGGCTCCGGCGAAGGAACTGCTTGCCTGGCTGGCCGCCGAGCGTCCGGACGACCTCAATGTGCGCAACAATCTGGCTGCCTGCGAAGCCGGGCTGGGCAACGTTTCTGCCGCCCAGGCGATCTGGCGAGAACTGCTAAAAACCGCTCCCAACTATGAACCCGCGATCAAAAACCTTGAGCGTTACCCCGGCTGAACAGACCAAATTCATGCGTCGGGCCCTGAAGGCCGCCGAAAAAGCGCGCGGGACCTGTTCTCCCAATCCCTTTGTGGGGGCCGTGATCGTTAAGAACGGCAGGGTGATCGGAGAAGGCTGGACCCAGCATTACGGAGGCGACCACGCCGAGGTGCAGGCCCTTGCCAAGGCGGGAAAGCAGGCCCGGGGCGCGGACATGTATGTAACCCTGGAACCCTGCGCCCACCAGGGCAAAACCCCGCCCTGCACCCAGGCCATCATCGCGGCCGGGATCAGCCGGGTTTTCCTGGGCATCCTGGACCCCAACCCCCTGGTGCACGGCAAAGGCGTGCTGCATTTGCAGGAGGCCGGCATCGAAGTGATCCCCGGGGTTTTGACCGCGGAAGCAACCCGCCAGCTGGAATACCACCTCTGCCACGTGCGCAAGCGCCGACCCTTCGTGATCTGGAAGGCCGCGCTGTCGTTGGACGGCAAATACGCCGCGCAGGACGGCTCTTCGCGCTGGATCAGCGGCGCGACATCCCGCGAACACACTCACCGGCTGCGCCAGGAAGCCGATGTGGTGCTCACCGGCATCGGCACCGTTTTATGCGATGATCCGCTGCTCAACGTTCGCCTCGAAGACGCCTTAAAACAGCCGCTGCGTGCGGTTTTGGACCCTCTGCTGAAACTGCCTCCGGATTCACGCATCGCCCGCAGCATGCACGATATCCCCACCGTCATCTTCTGCGCGCGGGGCAAGGAAGGAACGATGCGGGCCAAAATCCTGATCGCGCTGGGCGCGAAAATCCACCCGGTTACGGCGATGGGCGAGATCCTGAGCCTGAAAGAGGTGCTGGGCATCCTCTATCAGCAGGGACATTGCCTGGTGCTGCTGGAATGCGGCAGCAAACTGGCCTCGGGCTTTTTCGCGGCGCGCCTGGTGGATAAATGCCACATCTATTACGGACCCAAACTCCTGGGCGGCAACAAAGCCATGCTGGCGGAACTCGCCCTGCCCGACATTTCCGCCGCTCTGGCCCTCCGGGACATGACCTGCCAGCCCAGCGGCGAGGACCTGCTGGTGACGGGCTATCCGGTTTATGAGTAGCTTTGTTCCGGTTCTGGATTATCCTGTAAACGAGGCCGCCACCGTGGCCGCAACCGATATCTCAAGCCTATTCAAGGAGGAATAGATGAAAATAGTACATTTTGACCAAGTCGCGCTGGAACCCGTTCACGCCGAAGGGGCCGAGGGGACCATGATCCGCTGGCTGATCGCCCAGAAAGACGGCGCTCCGAATTTCGCCCTGCGGATGTTCGAAGTGGAGCCCCAGGGCCACACTCCTTTCCACGTGCACGATTGGGAGCATGAGGTCTTTGTGCTCTCCGGCACCGGGGTGCTGCAAACCGAAAGAGGCGATCTGCCCTTCGCCGCCAACGACGCCATCTATGTGGATCCCGGCATGAGTCACGCTTTCAAGAACACCGGCACGGAGCTGATGAAATTCCTCTGCATCATCCCCCACGAACAGCCGGTGCAGAAAAAGACCCTCAACCCTTTCGCGGACGAATCCGCCAACAACTGTTAGGAACTGATAATGCCAAACGCGAAGAACCTCAAATTCCTCAAAGACCTTGTTTCCGCGCCCAGCCCCTCCGGCTTTGAAGCGCCTGCCCAAGCCGTGGTGCGGGATTACCTGAAACCCGTGGCCGACAAGATCACCCTGGACCGCAACGGCAACCTCATCGCCCTCAAAAAAGGCAGCGGCAAGCTGAAAGTGATGGTGGTTGGGCATGCCGACGAGATCGGCCTGATCGTGAACCACATCGACGAACAGGGCTACCTCTACGTGAAATCCCTGGGCGGTTTCGACGTCAACCTGCTGCCCGGCCTGCGTCTGGACATCTATCACCAGGGCAAAGTGGTGCGCGGGATCATCGGCAAAAAGCCCATTCACATGATGCGCGGCAGCGACGACAACCCCAAACTGAAAATGGAAGACCTCTGGATCGACATCGGCGCCTCCAGCAAGGAAGAGGCCCTGAAGAAAGTCGCCATCGGCGACGTGATCACCTATCACAGCGTGTTTGAACACCTGTCCGACGACCTGATCGTCTCCAAAGCCACCGACAACAAGGTGGGGGTCTATGTGGCCGCGGCGGTGATGCAGGAACTGGCCAAGAAAGCCCTCAAAGCCTCTTATTACGCCGTTGCCAGTGTGGGCGAGGAAACCACGATGCGGGGAGCCCGCACCAGCGCCTGGCAGATCGAGCCCGATATCGCCATCGCCGTGGACGTGACCTTCACTTCAGACATCCCCGGCGCGGACAAACGCGTCTTCGGAGACGTGGCCCTGGCCAAGGGCCCCACCCTCAGCATCGGCGCTGCTATGCATCCGGCCGTGCACAAGCGGCTGCTTGAAGTGGCCAAAAAACACAAGCTTCCCATCCAGATCGAGATCGCCCCGGGCCGCACCGGAACAGACGCCGACGCCATCCACGACCTCAAAGGAGGTGCCGCGATGGCCGTGGTCGGCATCCCCAACCGCTATATGCATTCGCCCAACGAAGTGATCTCGCTCAAGGACCTGGACGCCGCGGTTAAACTGATCACGGAGTTCGTGCTCTCACTGGACGACAAATTCAAGCTGGAGCGCTGAGCGATCCAGCCCTGATAAATATCCAAGCCCGCTGAAGAGCCCTTCGGCGGGCTTGGCATTGACTCACACAATCTTATTATTGGCCTGCGCGTCGTTTCGGTGAGTCGCAGGAAGCAACAGAAGGCTGTGACCGAAATTCCTTGACGCATATATGTTCAATATTTAGGGAGTATCAAAGGAATAAATGCCAGGTTGAATTTCAAGGCAGGAAACATGAAAGTTACAAAGTTTGTTTTGGTTGTATTGCTACAGATCTGGTTTTGTGGTTTATCAGGCCAGAATCATCTGGACGTGATGGCAATTCTACAGGGTGAACCAAACACTTTAGGCATGGGGCGTGGCATGGCGGCGCTGGATTTCAACGGAGACGGAATCAAAGACCTAGCTGTTTTGCAGCGCAACAATCCGCGCTTTGAAGACATAGGAACCTATGATTATGGCAGGATTTTCTGTCTCTATGGCGGAACAGATTTCGATACAGAGGCAGACTTTGTTATCTATGGCGCTCCGCATGATTACTTCAATTCTGGCAGTCTGAAAAACGCAGGTGACGTGAATGGCGATGGATTTGAAGACCTGACCGCGATCCGTCAGATCAATGCTGGAACCATGGATGCGATATACCGGATCTGCGTCTATTTTGGCGGGGAGCAGCCTTCTACAACACCTGGGCTGCTGTTTGACCATCCCGCCTATTGGATGCAGGGTCAGTATGTAGATTGGTCGGAAGTATTCGCCCTGGGCGATATTAACGGAGACGGTTTTGACGATCTGGGTTTGGTTACTAAGTGGAATAATCCAGACAAATTTAAACTCGACATCATGTTTGGTGGATCATATCAGCTCTATACTATCTATGAAACAACAACTGATATTATGGGATACGCTCGGATCAATGGAGTTGGCGATGTTAACTATGACGGTTTTGATGACTTCATCCTAGCATATGCCAATAATAGTAATCATGAAGATGTCGACGTTGATCTCTACTATGGCTGTCGGGACATCTCAATGTGTGAGGTGGTCAATCTGGTCTCAGATAGCAGTATCGATTATGCAGTAAAACCCCTAGCGGCGGGAGACGTCAACGGTGATGGATATGCAGACTTTTTAGGCAGGTTCATTCGTGAAGGGACTGATTATTATGGTGCTTTGTGGTTGGGCGGAGAAACGCTATTTCCGGTCTTTGACGTGGAACTGCGTCCGGATTATTTCGGTTTCGGGTGGGCAGATATTGGTTTTACCTTCGGTGACCTGAACGGGGATGGCAATGACGACCTGATCGGCTCTAAGTACACCGCCTACGCGGATGATGGAGCAGCGGTCATCTGGCTGGGTAAAAGGCATTTCAACGGCACGCATGACCTGTTGCTGCGGCGTCCTGCAAGCGTTGCCGTGTATTCCAGCTTTGGCTATGCCATGGCGGCAGGAGATTTCAATGCCGATGGACTGGACGACTTGGCAATTAGCGCATCCCACCGCCCACCGGGACTATCCGACACTCCCGGTGCCTTGATCATCTATGCTGGCAATACCGGATTAGTGGATACCACCGTCGGTGTGGATGACGATCTCAACTCTGCCATTGACGCACAAGAAAGGGTCAGTGTATTTCCCAATCCAGCAAGGGAAACAGTTACGCTCAGATTTGAAGGCGAGAAACTGCGAAAAAGCAAAAATAGAGAGATCAGGTTGTTTAACATCAAAGGGCAGTTACTACAGGAATACTCAGACATAGCGGGCAATGATGAGTTCAAGATCACATTGAACCCCTTGCCAACAGGAGTTTACTTGCTTGATGTGAGTGTGGATGCTATCAGTGTCGCCTCGACAAAACTACTAATTAGCAAATAAGGAGAGATTCATGTGCAATAAGATGTGTATGGCGGTAGTCATTTTCGCCAGGGGATTTGGGTTACAGCATTTACAACATCCGGGGACAGGTAGTGTTTTCCGGCAAGCTCTCCGGGCAAACGAGGGAGCAGATCTTTGAGCTTCCTGCCGAGGCTTTGGAACGCATGCCCAGCGGTGTTTACCTGATTAGTTTGGAGAGGGGAAACAACACCATCGCCACTGCCATGCATCCGGCTGTGCATGCGCGGTTGCTGGATGTGGCTAAGAAACACAAGCTTCCCATCCAGATCGAGATCGCCCCGGGCCGCACCGGAACAGACGCCGACGCCATCCACGACCTCAAAGGAGGTGCCGCGATGGCCGTGGTCGGCATCCCCAACCGCTACATGCATTCGCCCAACGAAGTGATCTCGCTCAAAGACCTGGACGCCGCGGTGAAACTTATCACGGAGTTCGTGCTCTCCCTGGGCGACAAATTCAAGCTGGAGCGCTGAGCGAACCAGCCTAAACCGATAAATATCCAAGCCCGCTGAAGAGCCCTTTCGCGGGCTTGGCATTGACTCACACAATCTCATTATTGGCCTGCTCGTCATTCCGGCGAATCGCAGGAAGCAACAGAAGGCTGTGACCGAAATTCCTTGACGCATATATGTTCAATTTTTAGGATGTACCAAAGAAACAAAAGATAGTCCGACAGTCATGAAATCGATGGAGGAACAATGAGTAATATGCGCAGTGCAACTCTTTTGATCCCATTGCTATTGTCCATAACCCTCCTAAATGCAATAAACGATATGCCCGTCATCGCTGCCTTTCAGGGCGAACATCACAATTCTATGTACGGATATTCAATGGTATCTCTGGATTTCAACCATGATGGATTAGATGATCTGGCAGTATGCTCTTTTTCTTACGGATATGAGTACGGTATCACACCGACAAGAGGTAAGATATATATCTATTATGGTGGAGTAGGTTTCAATTCCTCCACACCAGCCAGTATAACAATCGAAGGCACATATGCTAATATTGTGGGCAGACAGATTAGAGGTATCTTTAAAGTCGGTGATATCAGTGGTGATGGCTTTGAAGATCTCTGCATGTATGTAGAAGACCACATATCCTGGAACGAGAGCTATAAGAAACTGCTCTTTTTCTATGGTGGAACCACCAATCTGGAGAATCCCGATTATGTGCTCAATGTGTATGGAAGTGTATACACTTTTTTTAGGATATTACCCCTTGGCGATGTAAATGGAGACGGCTTAGGAGATATGGGGTTCTATTACCTGCACTCTCCTTCTTACCTGAATAGACTATCAATCATCTGGGGAGGATCATTTCAAGAACATGTAGTTTCTAATGGGGAAGCAAGTTATTCTTATTCATGTTCAATCCATGGTATCGGTGACATCAACAACGATGGCTACGCTGATTTTACCACGGCATTTGCCACCCCGTCTTCAGATCCCACCCACAATCTGATTCGGCTCTATTATGGCAATGCCGCCGGGAATACTGATAATCCAATCACACTCATCTATTGCCAGTATGGAGTATCCAGAGGCAGCAAGCCGCTGGGAGACATGAATGCCGATGGCTATGACGACTTCATGGGCTACATTACGGATGAGGGGATGCATGCCTGGCTGGGTGGAACCAATATCAACTACGCTGTACCTGATTTTGATATGGACCCACCCTGGTATGGCGGGGAGTTCCAACGCTCTTTGGAGCATGGTGACTTTAATAACGACGGTTATGAAGACGCGGTTGGAGCGAGCTTTGGGAGCGGGTTCGCGGTTTGGCTAGGCAGGCAAAACGTAAATGGAACTGCTGACATGATCAAGAACAATCCCGGATATGAGAACTACGGCTATAGTCTGGTAACCGGAGATTTCAATGCCGATGGTTATGACGATATAGCCATAGCCGCATCACATGAATACGATCCCTGGCCAAGCGGTAACTTCAATGGATATGTATGGGTATTTGGAGGTAATGCCCAGCTTGAGGACACAACCGTGGCTAGCGATGATCAGGTTGCGCCTATACCGGAGGCATTCATCAGGGTTTTTCCTCAACCGGCAAGCAGCAAAGTAATAGTATCAGTCAAAAGCGAACAGGCAGGGGATTTGGGCTACAGCATTTATAATATCCGGGGACAGATAGTGTTTTCCGGCAAGCTCAATGGTAATAACAAAGAGCAGATCTTTGAGCTTCCGAACGAGGCTTGGGAACGCATGCCCAGCGGTGTTTACCTGATTAGTTTGGAGAGGGGAAACAGCACCATCGCCACTGCCAGGCTGGTGGTGGCCAAGTGATTTGAGAAAGGTGTGAAAGTCATGATGCACTCTAAGTCAATCCGAGTTTGCATACTCTTGGCAGTGTGTATTTTTGTTTCCATACAGCTTTGGAGCATAAGCGACATGCCTCTCATGGCAGAATTTGCAGGAGAGCATCATTGCTCTAAGTTTGGTCATACTAATGTAAGTCTTGATTTCAATCATGATGGATACGATGATCTGATAGTGTGGTCATTTGCTTGGAATTACGATCCCAATGCAGGAGTCGTTGCGCTTGGGAAAGTAGATGTTTACTTCGGAGACCCCGGTTTTAGTTTCGCAACCCAGCCAATCCAGAGCTACGAAGGTTATTTTATTGATGGTTCTGGTACGGGAGCATACAGACGGGTATGGGAGCCATACAACTTTGGAGATCTGAACGGAGATGGTTATGATGATCTTGGCATAGAGGACATGATTCCTTTTTCAAGTAAGCGGTTACTGATCTTTAACAGCGGACCGGAAGCGAATATCCTGAATCCGGATCACATCATCGACCTGCCATATACAGATTTTTACTGGGATCGGCTGGGAGATGTAGATGGAGATCGTTATGATGATATCGGAGTTTATTATCGCCAACCTCCAGGAAACATTCGTCGGCAGATAATTATCTGGGGTGGCTCTTTTCAGTGGCAGACAGTTGATACCAGTCTCATTTATCCAGACCCGGGTTCGCATATCAACGGGATTGGCGACATTAACAACGATGGGTTTTATGATATTTCAGTATCATATTGGGGTTGGGGGACTGATGAAACAAATGACAGATATATTTATTATGGGAACAGCCAAAGAGAATTTGTAAACCCTATTGTGCTCTTTCAGTCACCATTTTTCTACACCGCATTGAGTAGAGCCCTGGGAGACCTGAATGATGATGGCTACCAC from Candidatus Cloacimonadota bacterium includes:
- a CDS encoding T9SS type A sorting domain-containing protein — protein: MKVTKFVLVVLLQIWFCGLSGQNHLDVMAILQGEPNTLGMGRGMAALDFNGDGIKDLAVLQRNNPRFEDIGTYDYGRIFCLYGGTDFDTEADFVIYGAPHDYFNSGSLKNAGDVNGDGFEDLTAIRQINAGTMDAIYRICVYFGGEQPSTTPGLLFDHPAYWMQGQYVDWSEVFALGDINGDGFDDLGLVTKWNNPDKFKLDIMFGGSYQLYTIYETTTDIMGYARINGVGDVNYDGFDDFILAYANNSNHEDVDVDLYYGCRDISMCEVVNLVSDSSIDYAVKPLAAGDVNGDGYADFLGRFIREGTDYYGALWLGGETLFPVFDVELRPDYFGFGWADIGFTFGDLNGDGNDDLIGSKYTAYADDGAAVIWLGKRHFNGTHDLLLRRPASVAVYSSFGYAMAAGDFNADGLDDLAISASHRPPGLSDTPGALIIYAGNTGLVDTTVGVDDDLNSAIDAQERVSVFPNPARETVTLRFEGEKLRKSKNREIRLFNIKGQLLQEYSDIAGNDEFKITLNPLPTGVYLLDVSVDAISVASTKLLISK
- a CDS encoding M42 family metallopeptidase produces the protein MPNAKNLKFLKDLVSAPSPSGFEAPAQAVVRDYLKPVADKITLDRNGNLIALKKGSGKLKVMVVGHADEIGLIVNHIDEQGYLYVKSLGGFDVNLLPGLRLDIYHQGKVVRGIIGKKPIHMMRGSDDNPKLKMEDLWIDIGASSKEEALKKVAIGDVITYHSVFEHLSDDLIVSKATDNKVGVYVAAAVMQELAKKALKASYYAVASVGEETTMRGARTSAWQIEPDIAIAVDVTFTSDIPGADKRVFGDVALAKGPTLSIGAAMHPAVHKRLLEVAKKHKLPIQIEIAPGRTGTDADAIHDLKGGAAMAVVGIPNRYMHSPNEVISLKDLDAAVKLITEFVLSLDDKFKLER
- the ribD gene encoding bifunctional diaminohydroxyphosphoribosylaminopyrimidine deaminase/5-amino-6-(5-phosphoribosylamino)uracil reductase RibD; protein product: MRRALKAAEKARGTCSPNPFVGAVIVKNGRVIGEGWTQHYGGDHAEVQALAKAGKQARGADMYVTLEPCAHQGKTPPCTQAIIAAGISRVFLGILDPNPLVHGKGVLHLQEAGIEVIPGVLTAEATRQLEYHLCHVRKRRPFVIWKAALSLDGKYAAQDGSSRWISGATSREHTHRLRQEADVVLTGIGTVLCDDPLLNVRLEDALKQPLRAVLDPLLKLPPDSRIARSMHDIPTVIFCARGKEGTMRAKILIALGAKIHPVTAMGEILSLKEVLGILYQQGHCLVLLECGSKLASGFFAARLVDKCHIYYGPKLLGGNKAMLAELALPDISAALALRDMTCQPSGEDLLVTGYPVYE
- a CDS encoding M20/M25/M40 family metallo-hydrolase, with the protein product MGYSIYNIRGQVVFSGKLSGQTREQIFELPAEALERMPSGVYLISLERGNNTIATAMHPAVHARLLDVAKKHKLPIQIEIAPGRTGTDADAIHDLKGGAAMAVVGIPNRYMHSPNEVISLKDLDAAVKLITEFVLSLGDKFKLER
- a CDS encoding FG-GAP-like repeat-containing protein, which codes for MSNMRSATLLIPLLLSITLLNAINDMPVIAAFQGEHHNSMYGYSMVSLDFNHDGLDDLAVCSFSYGYEYGITPTRGKIYIYYGGVGFNSSTPASITIEGTYANIVGRQIRGIFKVGDISGDGFEDLCMYVEDHISWNESYKKLLFFYGGTTNLENPDYVLNVYGSVYTFFRILPLGDVNGDGLGDMGFYYLHSPSYLNRLSIIWGGSFQEHVVSNGEASYSYSCSIHGIGDINNDGYADFTTAFATPSSDPTHNLIRLYYGNAAGNTDNPITLIYCQYGVSRGSKPLGDMNADGYDDFMGYITDEGMHAWLGGTNINYAVPDFDMDPPWYGGEFQRSLEHGDFNNDGYEDAVGASFGSGFAVWLGRQNVNGTADMIKNNPGYENYGYSLVTGDFNADGYDDIAIAASHEYDPWPSGNFNGYVWVFGGNAQLEDTTVASDDQVAPIPEAFIRVFPQPASSKVIVSVKSEQAGDLGYSIYNIRGQIVFSGKLNGNNKEQIFELPNEAWERMPSGVYLISLERGNSTIATARLVVAK
- a CDS encoding FG-GAP-like repeat-containing protein encodes the protein MMHSKSIRVCILLAVCIFVSIQLWSISDMPLMAEFAGEHHCSKFGHTNVSLDFNHDGYDDLIVWSFAWNYDPNAGVVALGKVDVYFGDPGFSFATQPIQSYEGYFIDGSGTGAYRRVWEPYNFGDLNGDGYDDLGIEDMIPFSSKRLLIFNSGPEANILNPDHIIDLPYTDFYWDRLGDVDGDRYDDIGVYYRQPPGNIRRQIIIWGGSFQWQTVDTSLIYPDPGSHINGIGDINNDGFYDISVSYWGWGTDETNDRYIYYGNSQREFVNPIVLFQSPFFYTALSRALGDLNDDGYHDFFGCADTEGMKIWFGSDNFSSFQPPNLLLNPIYYGNSLAKGVKFGDVNGDGYDDVVAASYSQRRFAVCLGGNNMNAEADFTKYRNQSYYGHGVAVGDFNADGYDDVAIGAPGQDPQHEGFNPGYVYVYAGNAQMVSNLDETLPPLDNHLQVSVYPNPVRSSEFVTLRYEGESLRKSKHREIRLFNIKGQLLHEYSDIQGKDEFRFTLNPLPTGVYLLDVSVDAISVASTKLLISK
- a CDS encoding NAD+ synthase — translated: MRKLDLQQERTRITGFIRAYLQSAGFAKVVLGLSGGVDSAVCAALAVEALGKENVIAALLPYKSSHPDSQADASHLAGILGIEHHVIEITPMADAYFDTYGPDATPLRRGNWLARTRMCVLYDLSAKHNALVLGTSNRTELMVGYFTQFGDSACAFEPIGHLYKTEVWALARLIGVPDKIVNKTPTADLWAGQSDEADLGLTYPVLDDIVYALTELDVNVGASENLDHPAKLYHKVDRMITASAFKRKLPPVLED
- a CDS encoding cupin domain-containing protein — translated: MKIVHFDQVALEPVHAEGAEGTMIRWLIAQKDGAPNFALRMFEVEPQGHTPFHVHDWEHEVFVLSGTGVLQTERGDLPFAANDAIYVDPGMSHAFKNTGTELMKFLCIIPHEQPVQKKTLNPFADESANNC